The Chryseobacterium nakagawai genome has a segment encoding these proteins:
- a CDS encoding TolC family protein → MIYKTLLTIGLGLLAVSVNAQSLTLEECYLLARENYPAVKKMNLVAQSADYTIRNVNKRFLPQFNISGQATYQSQVVDYGALLGGASPMGFSPPTFSKDQYRISGEVEQLLFDGGNTHYQNEITKANAGLQKQNVEIELYTINDRINAIFFSIFLLDAQLKLNELKVANLQTQLDKAEAAYKYGTAYASDVNELKAEIENTKSVNIDYEGNRSAFLKMLSIFTGKELTSSSELVKPELILSSEEINRPELKMFDLQKDIYEAQTKQLKSSYMPTFKAFFQGAYGRPTLNPISNDFGAWYITGIRLNWSLGSLYTLKNQRSIYDLSSQTADADKETFIRNVKLDIAQQDENIKKYAEMIGQDQKTIELREAVTRSASAQLTNGVITTHEYIQKINNENAAKQNLILHQIQLLQSQYNLKFKSGH, encoded by the coding sequence ATGATATACAAAACACTTTTGACTATTGGCTTGGGGTTATTAGCTGTTTCAGTCAATGCACAGTCACTCACGTTGGAGGAATGTTACCTTCTGGCAAGAGAAAACTACCCTGCTGTCAAAAAAATGAATCTGGTCGCTCAATCGGCAGACTATACCATCAGAAATGTCAACAAAAGGTTTTTACCACAGTTTAATATCTCTGGTCAGGCAACATATCAATCTCAGGTAGTTGATTATGGTGCCTTACTTGGTGGTGCCTCTCCTATGGGATTTTCTCCACCAACATTCAGTAAAGACCAATACAGGATTTCCGGAGAAGTTGAGCAATTATTATTTGATGGCGGAAACACTCATTATCAAAATGAAATCACAAAAGCCAATGCCGGATTACAAAAGCAAAATGTGGAAATAGAACTGTATACCATCAATGACCGTATCAACGCCATCTTCTTTTCTATTTTTTTGCTGGATGCCCAGTTGAAACTCAACGAACTTAAAGTTGCCAATCTGCAGACTCAATTGGATAAAGCGGAAGCTGCCTATAAATATGGTACAGCTTATGCAAGCGATGTCAATGAACTAAAAGCTGAGATCGAGAATACAAAATCAGTAAATATTGATTACGAAGGAAATCGTTCAGCTTTTTTAAAAATGCTTTCTATTTTTACCGGTAAGGAGCTTACCTCATCCTCCGAGTTAGTAAAACCTGAACTTATTCTATCATCAGAGGAAATCAACAGGCCGGAGCTTAAAATGTTCGATTTACAGAAAGATATTTATGAAGCACAGACAAAACAGTTGAAATCAAGTTACATGCCTACTTTCAAAGCTTTTTTTCAGGGAGCTTACGGACGACCTACTCTTAATCCTATTTCTAATGATTTTGGAGCGTGGTATATCACCGGCATCCGTCTGAATTGGTCATTGGGAAGTCTTTATACTTTAAAAAATCAACGTTCAATCTATGACCTCAGCAGCCAGACAGCAGATGCTGATAAAGAAACTTTCATCCGAAATGTAAAGTTGGATATTGCCCAACAGGATGAAAATATAAAAAAATACGCAGAAATGATCGGCCAGGATCAAAAAACAATAGAACTGAGGGAAGCAGTCACAAGGTCTGCCTCAGCTCAGCTCACCAATGGGGTTATTACCACCCACGAATACATTCAGAAAATCAATAATGAAAACGCAGCAAAGCAAAACCTTATTCTTCATCAGATACAGCTGCTTCAGTCACAATATAATTTAAAATTCAAATCAGGCCATTAA
- a CDS encoding ABC transporter permease — protein sequence MKQLLAFIRKEFYHVFRDRRTLLILFGLPIAQIVLFGFALSSEVKNIGLAIQDNAQDVQSEQIISKIESSSYFKVKEPILHYKDIEKRFREGEIKCAVIFPASFGSDLYKAEGAQIQVIADASDPNNATIVTNYLNTIIGNYQQELNPTVKPSYQIIPEIRQLYNEEQNGSLNFIPGVIALIFMIVSTALTSVAVVREKELGTMEILLVSPFKPIMVLIAKAIPYLVLSLIDFIIILLLSVFFLHVEIRGSLVLIFAESILFIITCLSLGLLISNITASQQTAMLISMMGMMMPTMILTGFMFPLENMPKVFQWISHIVPSRYYYSIIKSVMLKGLGFKYVWKETLILALMATGLLTLALRNFKIRL from the coding sequence ATGAAACAACTATTAGCTTTCATACGCAAAGAATTTTATCATGTATTCCGGGACAGGCGTACCCTGCTGATCCTTTTTGGATTACCCATTGCTCAGATCGTTCTTTTCGGTTTTGCTTTGAGCAGTGAGGTGAAAAATATTGGTCTTGCCATACAGGATAATGCTCAGGATGTACAATCTGAGCAGATTATCTCCAAAATAGAATCCAGTTCTTATTTTAAGGTTAAAGAGCCTATACTCCATTACAAAGATATTGAAAAACGCTTCAGAGAAGGTGAAATAAAATGTGCTGTTATCTTCCCTGCCAGTTTCGGTTCAGATCTGTATAAAGCAGAAGGAGCGCAGATCCAGGTTATTGCTGATGCTTCAGACCCGAATAATGCCACCATCGTGACCAATTATCTGAATACCATTATCGGTAATTACCAGCAGGAACTCAATCCTACGGTAAAACCATCTTATCAGATCATTCCTGAAATACGACAGCTGTATAACGAGGAACAAAATGGCTCTCTCAACTTTATTCCGGGTGTGATTGCCTTGATATTTATGATTGTCAGTACTGCATTAACCTCTGTAGCGGTAGTGCGTGAAAAGGAACTTGGAACCATGGAAATCCTGTTGGTTTCTCCTTTTAAGCCCATCATGGTGCTGATTGCAAAAGCAATTCCTTATTTGGTCTTATCACTCATCGATTTCATTATCATTTTACTGCTTTCTGTATTCTTTCTCCATGTAGAAATAAGAGGCAGTCTGGTATTGATCTTCGCAGAAAGCATTCTTTTCATTATCACCTGTCTTTCACTGGGATTATTGATTTCAAATATCACGGCTTCACAACAAACCGCTATGCTGATTTCAATGATGGGTATGATGATGCCCACCATGATATTGACAGGTTTTATGTTTCCTCTGGAAAATATGCCGAAGGTCTTTCAATGGATCTCCCATATTGTACCATCGAGATATTATTACAGTATCATTAAATCTGTCATGCTGAAAGGGCTTGGCTTTAAATACGTCTGGAAAGAAACACTTATTCTGGCCTTGATGGCAACAGGTCTGTTAACACTTGCATTAAGAAATTTTAAAATCCGGTTATAG
- a CDS encoding ABC transporter ATP-binding protein gives MSSITVKNIVKTYNKGEVKAVNDVSFDVQNGELFGLIGPDGAGKTSLFRILTTLLLADSGTATVEGFDVIKDYRKIRNIVGYMPGKFSLYQDLTIEENLNFFATVFGTTIEDNYNLIKDIYEQIKPFNKRRAGKLSGGMKQKLALCCALIHKPEVLFLDEPTTGVDVVSRKEFWDMLGQLKAQGITIVVSTPYMDEATLCDRIALMQNGNIMSIDTPENIVKSFPKTLFAAKANNIYQLLQDVRSTEEVESCYTFGEYMHLTLKSNETDVIDAMRIIGQNHPDGLEVKIVTPTIEDSFIRLMNEHHNEPVK, from the coding sequence ATGAGTTCAATAACAGTAAAAAATATCGTCAAAACCTATAATAAAGGGGAAGTAAAAGCAGTCAATGATGTTTCTTTTGATGTACAGAATGGAGAGCTATTTGGTCTGATCGGCCCTGACGGAGCCGGCAAAACTTCCCTGTTCCGTATTCTCACGACCTTATTGCTTGCAGACAGCGGAACAGCGACTGTAGAAGGGTTTGATGTCATCAAAGACTACAGGAAAATCAGGAATATCGTTGGATATATGCCCGGAAAATTCTCACTGTATCAGGATCTGACCATAGAGGAAAACCTTAATTTCTTTGCTACGGTTTTTGGAACTACCATTGAAGACAATTATAACCTTATCAAAGACATTTATGAACAGATTAAACCCTTTAATAAACGCAGGGCTGGAAAACTTTCCGGTGGGATGAAGCAGAAACTGGCTTTATGCTGTGCTTTAATCCATAAACCTGAAGTTTTGTTTCTGGATGAACCTACAACAGGGGTAGACGTGGTTTCAAGAAAAGAATTTTGGGATATGCTTGGTCAACTGAAAGCACAAGGTATTACGATTGTTGTTTCAACACCTTATATGGATGAAGCCACTCTCTGTGATCGGATTGCTTTGATGCAGAATGGCAATATTATGTCTATTGATACCCCGGAAAATATTGTCAAAAGCTTTCCGAAAACCCTGTTTGCGGCCAAAGCTAATAATATTTATCAGCTTTTACAAGATGTACGTTCTACGGAAGAAGTAGAAAGCTGCTACACATTCGGCGAATATATGCACCTTACTCTGAAATCCAATGAAACAGATGTTATAGATGCCATGCGGATTATAGGTCAAAATCATCCTGACGGACTGGAGGTGAAAATTGTAACCCCAACGATTGAAGACAGTTTTATCCGCCTCATGAATGAACACCATAATGAACCCGTGAAATAG
- a CDS encoding enoyl-CoA hydratase/isomerase family protein, whose translation MNFETLLYEQQGPVGTLTINRPQALNALNEVVLKELKIFSDQIKTTPGIRVLIITGSGEKAFVAGADIKAMQGMTPQEAEAFSIMAQTAFNAIEELPMAVIAAVNGFALGGGCELALSCDIILASEKAKFGLPEVTLGLLPCFGGTQRLPRAIGLYKAREMVFSGEFYSAAACKEFGFVNRVIAPEELLNEAQKLAETIALRGPIAVAKAKQSLNTGFELHIADGLKQEAALFGELFTTQDHNEGIGAFIEKRNPDFTGK comes from the coding sequence ATGAATTTCGAAACACTATTATATGAACAGCAGGGACCTGTCGGAACACTGACTATTAATCGTCCACAAGCCTTAAATGCTTTAAATGAAGTTGTTTTAAAAGAACTAAAAATATTTTCCGATCAGATAAAAACCACCCCAGGCATTCGCGTTCTGATCATCACAGGCTCCGGAGAAAAAGCTTTTGTTGCCGGTGCAGATATCAAAGCTATGCAAGGAATGACTCCTCAGGAAGCTGAAGCCTTTTCCATCATGGCACAAACGGCTTTTAATGCTATTGAAGAATTACCGATGGCTGTCATTGCGGCAGTTAATGGCTTTGCATTAGGTGGCGGCTGTGAACTCGCATTATCCTGCGACATTATTCTGGCCAGCGAGAAAGCTAAATTCGGATTGCCGGAAGTTACCTTAGGCTTATTACCTTGTTTTGGCGGAACACAGCGTCTTCCAAGAGCGATTGGCTTATACAAAGCAAGAGAAATGGTTTTCTCAGGCGAATTTTATTCAGCAGCTGCCTGTAAAGAATTTGGTTTTGTCAACCGGGTCATTGCTCCTGAAGAATTATTGAATGAGGCCCAAAAACTGGCAGAAACCATTGCCTTAAGAGGACCAATAGCTGTAGCCAAAGCAAAACAATCATTAAATACAGGCTTTGAACTGCATATTGCAGATGGGCTGAAACAAGAAGCCGCCTTATTTGGTGAGTTGTTTACAACCCAAGACCATAACGAAGGCATAGGCGCATTTATAGAAAAAAGAAATCCTGATTTTACAGGGAAATAA
- a CDS encoding HlyD family secretion protein, protein MKKYIVIVSAALFLNACTQKNDYDASGNFEADEVIVSAQQNGLLLSYNVKEGAQLKSGDPVGQIDVKVAELQKQQTEASIAALNEKTIAPGDQTELVRRQLEVQKSQLAQQLREKSRTENLVKADAATRKQLDDINASIDQLKKQIAVTEQQLKLNTYNTNTQNRSILSEKAPMEKAAAQIQEQINKGQIINPIKGTVLTNYALQGELQVIGKPLYKIANTENLDLKAYVTGIQLSQIKIGQQVKVRIDNGKDSYKEYPGTITWISSKSEFSPKTIQTKDERANLVYAMKVNVKNDGYLKIGMYGEVIF, encoded by the coding sequence ATGAAAAAATATATAGTAATTGTTTCAGCAGCATTATTTCTGAATGCCTGTACGCAGAAAAACGACTATGATGCTTCGGGGAATTTTGAAGCTGATGAAGTGATTGTATCCGCACAACAAAACGGTTTGCTCCTTTCGTACAATGTAAAAGAAGGAGCACAATTGAAATCAGGTGATCCGGTAGGACAGATTGATGTAAAGGTTGCAGAACTTCAGAAGCAACAAACTGAAGCCAGTATTGCTGCCTTAAATGAAAAAACAATCGCTCCTGGTGACCAGACGGAACTGGTACGCAGGCAGCTCGAAGTACAGAAATCACAGTTAGCACAACAATTAAGAGAAAAAAGCCGTACTGAAAACCTGGTAAAAGCAGATGCTGCCACCCGTAAACAGCTGGATGATATCAATGCCTCCATAGATCAACTTAAAAAACAGATTGCTGTTACGGAACAACAGCTTAAACTGAATACTTACAACACCAATACACAGAACCGAAGTATATTGAGTGAAAAAGCACCTATGGAGAAAGCTGCCGCACAAATCCAGGAACAAATTAATAAAGGGCAGATCATTAACCCAATCAAAGGAACAGTATTAACAAATTATGCTTTGCAGGGCGAGCTTCAGGTCATTGGAAAGCCATTGTATAAAATTGCCAATACGGAAAATCTTGATTTAAAAGCGTATGTGACAGGTATACAACTATCACAAATTAAGATAGGGCAACAGGTAAAAGTTAGGATTGATAATGGTAAAGACAGTTACAAAGAATATCCGGGAACCATTACCTGGATTTCCTCTAAATCTGAATTTTCGCCGAAAACCATTCAAACCAAAGATGAAAGAGCCAATCTGGTGTATGCCATGAAAGTAAATGTGAAAAATGATGGTTATCTGAAGATCGGAATGTATGGAGAAGTAATCTTTTAA
- a CDS encoding epoxyqueuosine reductase QueH → MNFEREQLVLPEGGKKLLLHSCCAPCSGEVMEAIIASGIDFTIFFHNPNIHPKKEYDLRKEENIRFAEKHNIPFVDADYDVDEWFARAKGMEWEPERGIRCTMCFDMRFERTALYAYENGFDIISSSLGISRWKNMEQINDCGIRAAGHYEGITYWTYNWRKKGGSKRMLDISKEEQFYMQEYCGCAYSLRDTNKWRVETGREKIKLGEKYYGKD, encoded by the coding sequence ATGAATTTTGAAAGAGAGCAATTAGTATTGCCGGAAGGAGGTAAAAAACTGTTGTTGCACTCCTGTTGCGCTCCATGTTCCGGAGAAGTAATGGAAGCAATTATAGCATCAGGGATAGATTTTACCATCTTTTTTCATAATCCCAATATTCATCCAAAGAAAGAATATGATTTAAGAAAAGAAGAAAATATCCGTTTTGCTGAGAAACACAATATTCCTTTCGTTGATGCTGATTATGATGTGGATGAATGGTTCGCCAGAGCAAAAGGCATGGAATGGGAACCCGAAAGAGGAATCCGTTGTACGATGTGTTTTGATATGCGCTTTGAACGGACTGCATTGTATGCCTATGAAAACGGATTTGATATCATTTCCAGCTCACTGGGCATTTCTCGTTGGAAAAATATGGAGCAGATCAATGATTGCGGAATTCGTGCAGCCGGTCATTATGAAGGAATTACTTACTGGACTTACAACTGGCGAAAGAAAGGCGGCTCAAAACGTATGCTTGACATCAGCAAAGAAGAACAGTTTTACATGCAGGAATATTGCGGCTGTGCCTATTCTTTAAGAGACACCAATAAATGGCGGGTGGAAACAGGAAGAGAGAAAATAAAATTGGGCGAAAAATATTATGGTAAAGACTGA
- the mmsB gene encoding 3-hydroxyisobutyrate dehydrogenase, with product MIMSNIAFIGLGNMGGPMAANLVKNGHSVTGFDLSKTALEALVSAGGQAANSALEAIKNAEVVITMLPSGKHVAELYSEEFVNNLQPNTLLIDSSTIDAVTARSVAKLAVSKGCKMIDAPVSGGTAGAKAGTLTFIVGGKTEDYEKARPILKCMGQNIFHAGDSGAGQVAKICNNMLLAIHMIGTSEAINLGIRHGLDPKTLSEIMQKSSGKNWSLEVYNPYPGVMENAPASREYSGGFAVDLMTKDLGLAAEAGLETKTSTPLGNAALNLYRIWSESGNGAIDFSSIIQFLNGKLNVEN from the coding sequence ATAATTATGTCCAATATAGCATTCATAGGATTAGGAAATATGGGCGGACCTATGGCCGCAAACTTAGTGAAAAATGGTCATTCGGTAACTGGATTTGACCTTTCAAAAACAGCCTTAGAAGCTTTGGTTTCGGCTGGCGGGCAAGCTGCCAACTCAGCTTTAGAAGCAATTAAAAATGCAGAGGTAGTCATCACAATGCTTCCTTCCGGGAAACACGTTGCTGAACTGTACTCTGAAGAATTTGTCAACAATTTACAACCTAACACATTATTAATTGATAGCAGTACCATAGATGCAGTAACAGCCCGTTCTGTTGCTAAACTTGCTGTATCTAAAGGCTGTAAAATGATAGATGCTCCGGTTTCCGGAGGTACAGCCGGAGCAAAAGCCGGAACATTAACGTTTATCGTAGGTGGTAAAACCGAAGATTACGAAAAAGCAAGGCCTATTTTAAAATGTATGGGACAGAATATATTCCATGCCGGAGATTCCGGAGCCGGTCAGGTGGCGAAAATCTGTAATAATATGTTATTGGCCATTCACATGATCGGAACTTCTGAAGCTATTAATTTAGGAATTCGTCATGGATTAGATCCTAAAACATTAAGTGAAATTATGCAGAAAAGTTCCGGCAAAAACTGGTCTTTAGAAGTATACAATCCATACCCTGGCGTGATGGAAAATGCTCCTGCATCAAGAGAATACTCAGGCGGATTTGCTGTAGATCTGATGACCAAAGACCTGGGACTGGCAGCAGAAGCAGGATTGGAAACCAAAACCTCTACTCCACTGGGAAATGCCGCTTTAAATTTATATAGAATATGGAGCGAATCCGGAAATGGGGCCATAGATTTTTCCAGCATTATCCAATTTTTAAATGGGAAATTAAACGTAGAAAACTGA
- a CDS encoding ABC transporter ATP-binding protein produces the protein MENKAIVCKNLTKKFGDFNAVDGITFDVNQGEIFGFLGANGAGKTTAMRILCGLSYPTSGEASVAGYDVYKQQEQIKKNIGYMSQKFSLYDNLTIVENIEFYGGVYGVSRPEIKTRSNELITTLGLEKEAKKLVGELPLGWKQKLAFSVAIFHRPKIVFLDEPTGGVDPVTRRQFWDMIYEAAGNGITVFVTTHYMDEAEYCNRISVMVDGRVEALDSPSSLKKQFNTDTMDDVFYQLARGAKRKSD, from the coding sequence ATGGAAAATAAAGCAATTGTCTGTAAAAATTTAACCAAGAAATTTGGGGATTTCAATGCGGTTGACGGAATTACCTTTGATGTGAATCAGGGGGAAATCTTCGGGTTTCTGGGAGCTAACGGAGCAGGAAAAACTACTGCCATGCGAATTCTTTGCGGACTTTCCTATCCCACTTCAGGAGAAGCTTCAGTGGCGGGCTATGACGTGTATAAACAACAGGAACAGATTAAAAAAAACATAGGCTATATGAGTCAGAAGTTTTCCCTGTATGATAATCTTACCATAGTAGAAAACATTGAGTTTTATGGTGGCGTATATGGCGTTTCAAGGCCGGAAATAAAAACACGCAGTAATGAACTGATTACGACACTCGGACTTGAAAAAGAAGCCAAAAAATTAGTCGGTGAACTGCCTTTGGGCTGGAAGCAGAAACTGGCTTTCTCAGTTGCTATTTTCCATCGTCCTAAAATTGTTTTTTTAGATGAGCCCACCGGAGGGGTTGATCCTGTAACCAGACGGCAATTTTGGGACATGATCTATGAGGCTGCAGGAAATGGAATCACTGTTTTTGTAACGACACACTATATGGATGAAGCAGAATACTGTAACCGCATCAGTGTAATGGTGGATGGCCGTGTAGAAGCATTAGACAGCCCTTCGAGTCTGAAAAAACAGTTCAATACCGATACTATGGATGATGTTTTTTATCAACTGGCAAGAGGAGCAAAAAGAAAATCAGATTAA
- a CDS encoding TetR/AcrR family transcriptional regulator, which yields MAKTKEVNNLDTSTEEKIKEAARTVFHQKGFAATRTRDIAEEAGINLALLNYYFRSKQKLFDIIMLETLSGFIHHLTTILNDGKTSLEKKIELIASNYINFLSGEPGLPLFIMSELRNNPTGLMGKLPIKDIVLNSEFIKQYQTAVENEEVTEPNPLQFLMNVMGLVIFPFIAQPLITSISKIDNQQFSQMMQERKKLIPVWIKAMMKAK from the coding sequence ATGGCAAAAACTAAAGAAGTTAATAATCTGGATACTTCAACTGAAGAAAAAATTAAGGAAGCAGCCCGTACAGTATTCCACCAAAAGGGCTTTGCAGCTACCCGTACAAGGGATATTGCTGAAGAAGCAGGAATCAATCTCGCTTTACTCAACTATTACTTCCGAAGTAAACAGAAGTTATTTGATATTATCATGCTGGAAACGTTGTCCGGCTTTATCCATCATCTTACCACCATCTTGAATGACGGCAAAACCAGTCTGGAAAAAAAGATAGAACTCATTGCATCCAATTATATTAATTTCCTTTCCGGAGAACCGGGTCTACCGCTTTTTATCATGAGTGAACTGAGGAACAACCCTACCGGCCTGATGGGTAAATTACCTATTAAAGATATTGTGTTGAATTCTGAATTTATTAAGCAATATCAGACAGCAGTTGAGAACGAGGAAGTAACCGAACCTAATCCTCTGCAATTCTTAATGAATGTAATGGGATTAGTTATTTTTCCATTTATTGCTCAGCCGTTGATCACATCCATCAGCAAAATAGACAACCAACAATTCAGCCAGATGATGCAGGAGCGTAAAAAACTCATTCCGGTTTGGATAAAAGCAATGATGAAGGCGAAATAA